The Magnolia sinica isolate HGM2019 chromosome 9, MsV1, whole genome shotgun sequence genome contains a region encoding:
- the LOC131256846 gene encoding scopoletin glucosyltransferase-like, with product MEPKQPHVVIFPFMAQGHTIPLLDLSKALSFKGLKVTIITTPSNSPFILQSTSNHPKIRAVELEFPIVQGLPKGCENTDQLPSMDFYVPFLRATTQLRRPFERLLHEMSNGRDLPICVISDFFLGWTLAACREFDVPRLVFHGMGAFAMSVCKSVLVHSPHKHVSRDDESFSVPSLPLTTRLTLADLPDMIANFNPTTDPLAQFAMEIGDPDLDSWGVIVNSFVEMEGDYLPALESFYRNGAKAWCVGPVLLYNEMEDTKQTRDDDAPNKYPTAKCIEWLDKRRTSPCSVIYVSFGTQTHISNAQLDEVALGLEMSGNSFIWVVRSITWSPPDGMEERIKERGLIIREWAPQRCILTHPATGGFLSHCGWNSTLESISAGVPILAWPMIAEQRLNAKFVMDEVEAGVKIAGCTSVEEGTVIGRAVICKGVKELMGKDTGSRFREKAKELSLAARRAVHKGGSSNKRLDEMINLLINRGK from the coding sequence ATGGAACCCAAACAGCCGCATGTAGTCATTTTCCCATTCATGGCTCAGGGCCACACCATCCCTTTGCTAGACCTCTCTAAGGCCCTCTCATTCAAGGGCCTTAAGGTGACCATCATCACCACCCCATCAAACTCCCctttcatccttcaatccacatCCAACCACCCCAAAATCCGTGCCGTCGAGCTTGAATTCCCAATCGTCCAAGGGCTACCCAAGGGCTGTGAAAACACTGACCAGCTTCCATCCATGGACTTCTACGTCCCATTTTTACGTGCCACCACGCAACTCCGGCGTCCATTCGAACGGCTCCTTCATGAGATGTCCAACGGTCGGGATCTTCCCATCTGTGTGATCTCTGACTTCTTCTTGGGGTGGACCCTTGCGGCATGCCGCGAGTTCGACGTCCCACGGCTTGTATTCCACGGCATGGGAGCGTTCGCAATGTCGGTATGCAAGTCAGTGCTCGTGCATTCACCACATAAGCATGTGAGCAGAGACGATGAATCTTTTAGCGTGCCAAGTCTCCCATTGACTACCCGGCTCACCTTAGCAGATCTACCCGACATGATTGCTAATTTCAACCCGACTACGGACCCGCTTGCTCAATTTGCGATGGAGATCGGGGACCCGGACCTTGACAGCTGGGGTGTGATTGTTAATAGCTTTGTTGAGATGGAGGGAGATTATTTGCCTGCTCTAGAGTCCTTCTACAGGAATGGAGCCAAGGCATGGTGTGTGGGCCCCGTCTTGTTGTACAACGAAATGGAAGATACAAAGCAGACCCGAGATGATGATGCCCCGAATAAATACCCGACAGCTAAATGCATTGAATGGTTAGACAAACGTAGAACATCACCATGTTCTGTCATCTACGTATCATTCGGTACTCAAACCCACATCTCCAACGCCCAGCTAGACGAGGTCGCCTTAGGGTTAGAGATGTCAGGCAACTCGTTCATCTGGGTCGTACGATCGATAACATGGTCTCCACCTGATGGAATGGAAGAGAGGATAAAAGAGAGAGGTCTGATCATAagagaatgggccccacaaaggtgcATCCTCACCCACCCTGCCACTGGTGGATTCCTGAGCCATTGTGGCTGGAACTCGACGCTGGAGAGCATCTCGGCAGGCGTCCCGATCCTAGCTTGGCCGATGATCGCCGAACAACGTTTGAATGCTAAGTTCGTGATGGATGAAGTTGAAGCTGGGGTGAAAATCGCCGGTTGCACCAGTGTCGAAGAGGGAACTGTCATTGGGAGGGCTGTAATCTGCAAAGGAGTGAAGGAGCTGATGGGCAAAGATACAGGAAGTAGGTTCCGTGAGAAGGCTAAAGAACTGAGTCTGGCGGCGAGGAGAGCCGTCCATAAAGGTGGGTCATCTAATAAGAGATTAGATGAGATGATTAATCTTCTAATTAATCGTGGTAAGTAG